A segment of the Candidatus Krumholzibacteriia bacterium genome:
GCGGCCGGAGGCGCCGAGGGAGCCTCGGACCAGCAGGAGAAGTCCGAGTCGGACGACGGGCCGGTGGACGCCGACTTCGAGGTCGTCGACGAAGACAAGAAATAGACGGACTGGCGCAAGTTGTGGTCCGTGACTAGACCATAGCGCCGGAAGCGATCTCGGGTCCTCTTCATGGGGCCCGAGGTTGCATCTCCGGCCGGCCTTGACACGAAATCACAGGTGGACGAGACTCGTGCGGCACTTCGGCGTCCCGGGCGGGACGCGACCGGCGACCGAAGGGCATGAGACGCGGTCGGGCCGGGTCGCAAGAGGCGAAGTCGTGATCGCTGCGCCCGCGCTGGACGTGACGGTCGCCGACTCGACACGCCGGTGCGATGCCGTCCGTGGAAGACCGGGACGGGAACTCCCGTCCTCGCCGGCCGTTCATTCAGAACGACGGCACATCGCCGCAGCGACCCTCGCTCCGGCGACGAGGTAAAGCCCGAACGCGCGGACTCGCAACCCGCGTGCGACGGCGAGCGGGACCGGCGGCCCCGACCGGGGCCCGCTCACGGTGGAGGAAACCAGATGTACGAAGTCGAGCGGAGCCCTGACCGCCGTCAGGACCAGGCTCTCCAGCACTACTTGAAGGTCATCGGACGCTACCCGCTCCTCACGAAGGAGCAGGAGTTCGATCTGGCCCGTCGGATCCGCAGCGGAGACGACCGTGCGCTCGAGAAGCTGGTGTACAGTAATCTCAGGTTCGTGGTCAGTGTGGCCAAGCGCTACGTCGGACACGGACTCAGCTTCCTCGATCTGATCGCCGAGGGGAACGTGGGCCTCATCACGGCGGCCCACCGCTTCGACGAGCGCCGCAACTTCCGTTTCATCAGCTACGCCGTCTGGTGGATCCGTCAGGCCATCCAGAAGGCCCTGGCCGAGCAGACGCACACCGTGCGGTTGCCGATCAACCGGGCCCAGCAGGCGCAGAAGCTGCGCAAGATCAACAACCGCCTCGAGCAGACCCGCGGCGGTTCGGTGCACGAGGAAGAGCTGGCCAAGGAACTCGAGATCACCGTTGGCAAGCTGAACGAGATCAACGCCGTGTTGCGGCCGTTGCTGTCGTTGGACGAGAGCGTCCACGACGACGACAGCCAGCCGCTGCAGGAGATCCTGGCCGATCCCGAGGACACCACACCCGAGGACGATTTCGTCCAGGACGAGCTCCATGGTCAGCTCATGGCAGCCATGGACAAGCTCACCGATCGCGAGAAGGACATCGTCACCCGCTACTACGGCCTGGGCGACGAAGAGAGCACCTCGCTCGAAGCCATCGGTGAGGACATCAACCTGAGTCGTGAGCGCGTGCGCCAGATCCGCAACGACGCCCTGCGCAAGATGCGGCACGCCGTGGCGGGCGCGGGTCTCGGCGACTATCTGGCCTGATGGCGACCGAAGACGGCGCGAGTTGACAAAACGGGGGCTCAGAACTAGAAGTAGATGCCTGATGTGGGCGATTAGCTCAGCTGGTTAGAGTGCTTGCTTGACATGCAAGAGGTCACTGGTTCGAGTCCAGTATCGCCCACCATCCGTTCCGAGCCGCCGCCGAGCCCCCGCGCCCGGCGGCGGCTTCTGTCTAGAGGGGGGAACCGGAGGCGCCGTTCGTAGGGCGCCCCGGCGACCACGACCCGCCGGCCGCCGGACGTGACGGGCCGCGCGGACGACAGGAGGAAGACCATGACGGACATCGCGCTCACCCTGCCCGACGGTTCGAAGAAGGAGGTCGAGAGCGGTTCCACCGTCCTCGACGCGATCAAGGCCATCGGTCCGGGACTGGCACGCGCCGCGGTGGCCGCCAGGGTCGACGGACAGTGGGAGCCCTTCGACGAACCCATCGACCACGACGCGACGCTCGAGGTGGTGACCCGCGACAGCGAAGAGGGCCTGTTCGTGCTACGTCACAGCACGGCGCACCTCATGGCCTACGCCGTCCAGGAACTCTTCCCCGACGCTCGCTTCGGCTTCGGTCCGCCGGTCGACAACGGCTTCTACTACGACATCAAGGTCGACCGCCCCTTCACCGAGGAAGACCTCGAGCGCATCGAGACGCGCATGAAGGAGCTGGCCAAGGAGAAGCATCCGATCGTGCGGGAGAAGCTCGAGCCCACCGAGGCCACCGAGCGTTTCGGCGACCAGCCCTTCAAGGTCGAGCAGATCGACCTGTTGAAGGAGAACAACGAGCTCTTCGCCTACCACATGGGCGACTTCACCGACCTCTGCGAGGGACCGCACGTCCCGAACACCGGCGAACTGAAGGCCTTCAAGCTGCTGAGCGTGGCCGGCGCCTACTGGCGCGGCGACGAGAACCGTGAACAGTTGCAGCGGATCTACGGCACGAGCTGGTTCAGCAAGAAGGACCTCGACGAGTACCTCCACCAGCTCGAAGAGGCGAAGAAGCGCGACCACCGCAAGCTCGGCGGCGAACTCGACCTGTACGGCGTGCAGGACGAGGCGGGCGGGGGCCTGGCCTTCTACTACCCGAAGGGCAGCGCGCTGCGGAGCACGCTCGTCGACTTCTGGAAGCGCGAGCACTTGAAGGCGGGCTACCAGTTCGTCGACACGCCGCACATCTCCAAGAGCGACCTGTGGCACACCTCGGGCCACATGCAGTTCTACAAGGAGAACATGTACACCTTCGGCATCGAGGATCAGGAGTTCGTGGTCAAGCCCATGAACTGCCCGGGGCACATCCTGATCTACAAGCGCAAGCTGTGGAGCTACCGCGAGCTCCCGGTGCGCTACGCCGAACTCGGAACGGTGTATCGCTACGAACGCAGTGGCACGCTGCACGGCATGCTGCGCGTCCGTGGCTTCACGCAGGACGACGCCCACATCTTCTGCACGCCGGACCAGCTCGAGGCCGAGATCGTCGGCGTGCTCGAACTCATGCAGCGCATCCTCACCGCCTGCGGCTTCGAGAAGTACGAGGTCGAGCTGTCGGTACGCGACTCGCAGGACACGAGCAAGTACGCCGGGACCGACGAGGAGTGGGAGGCGGCGGAGCGTTCGCTGGTCCACGCCATCGAGAAGATGGGCTTCCCGTACAAGCGGATGGAGGGGGAGGCGGTCTTCTACGGTCCGAAGATCGACGTCAAGCTGGTCGACGCGATCGGTCGCCGCTGGCAGTGCAGCACCACGCAGTTCGACTTCAACCTGCCCCGCCGCTTCGGCGTGGAGTACGTCGACGCCGACGGCGAGCGGAAGAACTGCTTCATGGTGCACCGGGCGATCTACGGCTCGCTCGAGCGCTTCATCGGGATGCTCACCGAGCACTACGCCGGTGCCTTCCCGCTGTGGCTGGCCCCGGTGCAGGCCACGGTGCTGCCGGTGAGCGAGCACCAGGCGGAGTACGCGAAGGCGGTCGGCTCGCAGCTCCGCCAGGCGGGCCTGCGGACCGAGGTCGACGCTCGCGACGAGAAGATCGGCCGCAAGATCCGCGAGGCCGAACTGGCCAAGGTGCCGGTCATGCTGGTGGTGGGCGGCCGCGAGGCCGAGAGCGGCACGGTCACCGTGCGGCGCCACGGCGGCGAGGACCAGGGGACGATGGAGGTCGACGAGGTCGTCCGTCGACTCCTTGACGAGAACGAGCCCCTCGACTAGCTTCTACCGTCCGTGTGGCGAATGCCGCGCGGACGGCAGACAGACGAAACAGACGAACAAGCAGAAGGCCCGCTTCTCACCGGGCGGAGCGCCGACGCGGCGCATCCTCCCCGGTCCGATCCGCGTCCGACGGCAATGGTCGTCCGGCGGCGGAGCGTGTGACGAGCAGGCCCTCCCTGCTCGTTTTCTTGTTCCCAGGACCCCGGTTCCGACCGGGATCGAGAGGAGAGTTCGACATCGCCAGAGGATTTCCGCGAGATTCGCGGGACCAACAGGACCGGACGCGCGTCAACGAGATGATCCGCATTCCGCAGCTGCGGGTGGTGGACGAGAACGGCGATCAGCTCGGAATCCTGGACCGCAACGAGGCCCTCGACCTCGCGCGCGAGCGCGGGCTCGACCTCGTCGAAGTGGCGCCCAACGCCAGGCCCCCCGTGTGCCGGATCATGGATTACGGGAAGTTCCGGTACGAGGAGAGCAAGAAGGCCAAGCGCGCCAAGGCGAAGCAGCACCAGCAGAAGGTCAAGACCGTCAAGTTCCGGCCCAAGACCGAGGAACACGACTACAGCTTCAAGAAGAAGCACATCGTCGAATTCCTGCGGGCGGGCGACAAGGTCAAGATCGAGGTGCGCTTCCGCGGTCGTGAAATGGCCCATCTCGAGTTGGGCGAGCGCATCGTCGCGCGTCTGCTCGAGGATCTCCAGGACGAGGCCATGATGGACGGAGATCCGAAGATGGAAGGTCGGAACCTGAGCCTGATCCTGTCGCCGAAGAAGAAGGCCTAGACGCCGGTGGCCGTTCCCATGGGGACGGCCACGGTGGGAGCTCCGGGCACGAGCCCGGGCCGAGAACCGAAGTCAGGAGTGACCAACATGCCGAAGATGAAGTCGAACCGCGCCGCCATGAAGCGATTCCGGCGCACGGGAACGGGCAAGGTCCGGCGTCAGCAGGCCTACCACGGGCACATCTTCACGAAGAAGTCGCCCAAGCGGAAGCGGAACCTGCGCAAGACCACGTTGCTGCACCACGCCGACGAGTCGCGCGTGAAGCGTATGCTGGCCGGCAACTAGTCGCCGGGTCATCGATCCTCACCACCACGGAGCAACGGAACCATGTCCCGCGCCACGAACAATTCCGCCAGCCGTCAGCGCCGGAACAAGATCCTGTCGAACGCTCGCGGCTACCGCGGCGGACGCAGCAAGCTTCATCGTACGGCCGCCGTCTCGGTCGATCGTGCCCTGGCCTACGCGTACCGCGATCGGCGCCAGAAGAAGCGGAACTTCCGCCAGCTGTGGATCGCGCGTATCAACGCGGCGGCCCGGCTGCACGGACTCAGCTACAACCGCTTCATCCACGGTCTGAAGGCCGCCGACGTCGAGATCGACCGCAAGGTCCTGGCCGACATCGCCATCCACGACGAGCCGGCCTTCGCTCGCCTCGCCGAGATCGCGAAGCAGAACGTCCAGTCCGAGGCCTGATCCCGCGCCGAGCACGTGCTCGGCCCGGCGGCCCCGCCGTTTCCGCGCGCCTCGGCTCTCGCAAGGGGGTCGAGGCGCTCTCGTTCCGAACCGACTCCGGAGGACCGGACCGTGCAGCAGGAGATCGACACCCTCGTTCGCGAGGCCCGCGCTCGGATCGACGCCACCGAGGACCTCGACGAACTCGACGCGCTCCGCGTGCACTACCTCGGACGCAAGGGCGAGCTCACGCGGTTGCTCCGCGGCCTGGGTTCGATGCCCGCCGAGGACCGCCCGGCGGCGGGTCAGGCGCTGAACCGCGCCAAGGTCGAGCTGCAGGCAGCCGTCGACGCACGGCAGGAGAGCCTCCGGGGACGACGGGACGCCGCACCCTTCGCCGGTGACCTCACCCTGCCCGCGCGCGGCGCGTTGCGCGGGAGCCTGCATCCGGTCTACGAGGTCATCGAGGAGGTCTGCGACATCTTCCACGGCCTCGGCTTCACCCGCGTCGGCGGTCCCGAGGTGGAACTCGACGCGCTGAACTTCACGGCGCTGAACTTTCCCGACGACCACCCGAGCCGGGACCTGCAGGACACCTTCTACGTGAACGAAGAAGTGGTCCTGCGCACGCAGACTTCGCCGGTGCAGATCCGGACCATGCGCGAGACCGAGCCGCCGCTGGCCGTGGTCGTCCCCGGACGCGTGTACCGGCAGGAGCAGCCCGACGCGAGCCATGCCGCCGAGTTCCACCAGATCGAGGGCCTTCTCGTCGACCACGACGTCTCGTTGGCCGATCTGAAGTCGACCGTGCACCACTTCGTGCGCACCTTCTTCGGCGAAGACAAGACCCTTCGCTTCCGTCCGCACTTCTTCCCGTTCACCGAGCCGAGCGTCGAGGTCGACCTGTGGTGGGAGAGCGAGCGCGGCGGGCGCTGGCTCGAGATCATGGGTGCCGGGATGGTGCACCCGAACGTGTTCCGCAATGCCGACGTCGACCCCGAGCGCTGGACGGGCTTCGCTTTCGGTATGGGCGTGGAGCGCATGGTCCTCGTCCGTCACGGCATCGACGACATCCGCCTGCTCCTCGACAACGACATCCGCCTGCTGCGGCAGTTCTGATCGGTCCGCGCGCGACGCCCACCGGAGGATCCACCCGTGAAACTTTCCCTGAACTGGTTGCGTGAGCTCGTCGACCTGCCCGAGGACCTCGACGAGATCTGCGAGCGCCTCACGTTGCTCGGACTCGAGGTGGAAGAGGTCGAGCACTTCGACCTGTCCTTCCCGGACGTCGTCGTCGGGCGCGTGCTCGAAGCCGAACCGCACCCCGACGCCGACCGGCTGCGGGTGTGCCGGGTCGACGCCGGGGGGGAGACGCTGGGCATCGTCTGCGGAGCCCCGAACGTCGCTGCCGGTCAGCGCGTTCCGGTGGCGAAGGTGGGCGCCGTCCTGCCGGGCGACTTCCGGATCAAGAAGAGCAAGATCCGCGGACAGGTCTCGCTCGGCATGATCTGCAGCGAGAAGGAACTCGGCCTGGGCCAGGCCCAGGACGGCATCATGGTGCTCGACACCGAGGCCGCGCCGGGCACGCCCTTCGACGAGTTGTACGGCGTGCAGGACACGGTGATCGAGTTCGAGGTCACGCCGAACCGTCCCGACTGGCTCAGCCACATCGGCGTGGCGCGCGAGCTGGCGGCCTACTACGGCGGCGAGTTGCGCATCCCGGAGGTCGACGCCGACGTGCCCGTGGTCGAGGAGGACTCCGGCTGGCGGATCCGCATCGACGACGCCGAGGGCTGCTGGCGGTTCCGCGGTCGTCTGATCGACGACGTCGAGGTCGGGCCGTCGCCCTGGTGGATGCGCCGTCGCCTGCTGGCCATCGGTCAGCGACCGATCAACGCGATCGTCGACGCCAGCAACTACGTCCTGCACGAATGCGGGCATCCGAACCACTGCTTCGATCGCGACAAGGTCCACGGCGAAACGATCGTGGTGCGGCGCGCGGCCGAGGGCGAACGCTTCACGACACTGGACGACACCGAGCGCACACTCCGCGATCACCACCTGCTCGTGGCCGACGAAGAGGGCGGCCTGGCCCTGGCCGGGATCATGGGCGGTGCCGGAAGCGAGGTCGACGAGAGCACGAAGAACCTGCTGCTCGAGGTCGCGGTCTTCGATCCGCAGACCGTGCGCCGCGGCCGCCGGGCCGAGACCCTGTCGACCGACGCCAGTTACCGCTTCGAACGCGGTGTCGACCACGATCTGGTGCCGTGGGCGAGTGCCCGTCTGGCCGGATTGATCGAGCGGGTCGCCGGCGGACGCGTGCACGAAGTGGTCGTGGAAGCGACCGGTGCCCGGCCCGATCGAACGGAGTCGTTCCCCGTGCGGCTCTCGCAGGTCCGCCGCCTGCTCGGCGTGGACGTCGAGATGGGCGAGGTGACGCGCATCCTGCGTGGGCTCGACATCGGCGCCGACCCGGTCGACGGGGATGCACCCGCGGTGCGCGTGACGCCGCCGAGCTTCCGCCACGACCTGGTCGGCGAGGTCGACGTCGTCGAGGAGATCGGGCGCCACCACGGCTTCGACCGCCTGCCCGAGCGTGCGCGTGTGCCCATGGTCGTTCCGGCGACCCGCGGTCGCGGCGAGGTCTTCCGGCAGCGCCTGCGGCAGGCATTCGCCGCGCGCGGTTTCCACGAGATGCTCGGAAGCGCCTTCTTCCGCGACGACGATCCCGACGCCCTCGGCCTCGCCGACGACGATCGGCGACGGGCGACGGTGGGCGTTCTCAATCCCGTCGCGCAGGACGAATCGCAGCTGCGCACCACGGCCGTCCCGGAAATGGCTCGGACCGTCGAGCGCAACCGCCGGCGCGGCTGGACCGGGCCGATCCGGCTTTTCCAGATCGCGAGGACCTACCGTGCCCGGACCGATGAGCCTCTCCCCGACGAGCGGGAGCAGCTGGTCGTGGCCTGGAGCGGTCCCGCCCGCCCGCTGCACGCCGAAGAGCCGGGCCGCGCTGTGGATCCCTTCGACGCGCTGGGCGATCTGGAGGGCGTGCTGGGGGGGCTGGGCGTGGAGATCACGCGTCGGCCGGGGGCCGACGAGCCCTACCTGCGGGAGGGATCCGCAGTGGATCTCGTGCAGGGCGAGCAGACGATGGGCCGGATCGGAGAGGTCGCACCGGGCGTGCGCCGTGCGCTCGACGTCCAGGACACGGTGCTGCTGGCCGAACTCGACCTCGAGGCCCTCGTCACCGCCCAGGAGGGGGTCGCGCGCTACGCGCCCTTCTCCGCCTTCCCGCCGTCGCGGCGTGACCTGAGCCTGGTCGTGCCCGAGGCCGTGCCCTGGGCCGAGATCCGGGCGACCGTGGCCGAGAGCCTGGATCCCCTGCTGGAGTCCTGCGAGCTCTTCGACGTCTACCGGGGCGAGGACCTGCCCGCAGGAACCGCCGCCTACGGCGTGCGTTTGACCCTGAGGAGCCCCAAGGGCACGCTCAAGGACAAACACGTCGACAAGCAGGTCGCGCGGCTCCTCGACGCTCTCTCGGAACGGCACGGTATCCGACTCCGCTCGAGCGGCGAAGAGGCCTGAGCTTGCCCGCGACCGGCCGCACCGCATAGACTGCGGCCGGGACCGCAATCTGGGAGTGACGACATGATCGACGGGGATGCCTTCGAACACCTCGAGCGCCGCGTGGAGCAGGCGATCGGGCGGATCCGCGAGCTGCAGGAGGAGCGTGACCAGCTCGTGAGGCAGCGCGAGCAGCTCGAACAGCAGGTCGAGGAATTGAGTGGCACGCACACACGCCTGGTCGACG
Coding sequences within it:
- a CDS encoding RNA polymerase sigma factor RpoD/SigA; this encodes MYEVERSPDRRQDQALQHYLKVIGRYPLLTKEQEFDLARRIRSGDDRALEKLVYSNLRFVVSVAKRYVGHGLSFLDLIAEGNVGLITAAHRFDERRNFRFISYAVWWIRQAIQKALAEQTHTVRLPINRAQQAQKLRKINNRLEQTRGGSVHEEELAKELEITVGKLNEINAVLRPLLSLDESVHDDDSQPLQEILADPEDTTPEDDFVQDELHGQLMAAMDKLTDREKDIVTRYYGLGDEESTSLEAIGEDINLSRERVRQIRNDALRKMRHAVAGAGLGDYLA
- the thrS gene encoding threonine--tRNA ligase, translating into MTDIALTLPDGSKKEVESGSTVLDAIKAIGPGLARAAVAARVDGQWEPFDEPIDHDATLEVVTRDSEEGLFVLRHSTAHLMAYAVQELFPDARFGFGPPVDNGFYYDIKVDRPFTEEDLERIETRMKELAKEKHPIVREKLEPTEATERFGDQPFKVEQIDLLKENNELFAYHMGDFTDLCEGPHVPNTGELKAFKLLSVAGAYWRGDENREQLQRIYGTSWFSKKDLDEYLHQLEEAKKRDHRKLGGELDLYGVQDEAGGGLAFYYPKGSALRSTLVDFWKREHLKAGYQFVDTPHISKSDLWHTSGHMQFYKENMYTFGIEDQEFVVKPMNCPGHILIYKRKLWSYRELPVRYAELGTVYRYERSGTLHGMLRVRGFTQDDAHIFCTPDQLEAEIVGVLELMQRILTACGFEKYEVELSVRDSQDTSKYAGTDEEWEAAERSLVHAIEKMGFPYKRMEGEAVFYGPKIDVKLVDAIGRRWQCSTTQFDFNLPRRFGVEYVDADGERKNCFMVHRAIYGSLERFIGMLTEHYAGAFPLWLAPVQATVLPVSEHQAEYAKAVGSQLRQAGLRTEVDARDEKIGRKIREAELAKVPVMLVVGGREAESGTVTVRRHGGEDQGTMEVDEVVRRLLDENEPLD
- the infC gene encoding translation initiation factor IF-3: MARGFPRDSRDQQDRTRVNEMIRIPQLRVVDENGDQLGILDRNEALDLARERGLDLVEVAPNARPPVCRIMDYGKFRYEESKKAKRAKAKQHQQKVKTVKFRPKTEEHDYSFKKKHIVEFLRAGDKVKIEVRFRGREMAHLELGERIVARLLEDLQDEAMMDGDPKMEGRNLSLILSPKKKA
- the rpmI gene encoding 50S ribosomal protein L35 — protein: MPKMKSNRAAMKRFRRTGTGKVRRQQAYHGHIFTKKSPKRKRNLRKTTLLHHADESRVKRMLAGN
- the rplT gene encoding 50S ribosomal protein L20, with translation MSRATNNSASRQRRNKILSNARGYRGGRSKLHRTAAVSVDRALAYAYRDRRQKKRNFRQLWIARINAAARLHGLSYNRFIHGLKAADVEIDRKVLADIAIHDEPAFARLAEIAKQNVQSEA
- the pheS gene encoding phenylalanine--tRNA ligase subunit alpha yields the protein MQQEIDTLVREARARIDATEDLDELDALRVHYLGRKGELTRLLRGLGSMPAEDRPAAGQALNRAKVELQAAVDARQESLRGRRDAAPFAGDLTLPARGALRGSLHPVYEVIEEVCDIFHGLGFTRVGGPEVELDALNFTALNFPDDHPSRDLQDTFYVNEEVVLRTQTSPVQIRTMRETEPPLAVVVPGRVYRQEQPDASHAAEFHQIEGLLVDHDVSLADLKSTVHHFVRTFFGEDKTLRFRPHFFPFTEPSVEVDLWWESERGGRWLEIMGAGMVHPNVFRNADVDPERWTGFAFGMGVERMVLVRHGIDDIRLLLDNDIRLLRQF
- the pheT gene encoding phenylalanine--tRNA ligase subunit beta, whose translation is MKLSLNWLRELVDLPEDLDEICERLTLLGLEVEEVEHFDLSFPDVVVGRVLEAEPHPDADRLRVCRVDAGGETLGIVCGAPNVAAGQRVPVAKVGAVLPGDFRIKKSKIRGQVSLGMICSEKELGLGQAQDGIMVLDTEAAPGTPFDELYGVQDTVIEFEVTPNRPDWLSHIGVARELAAYYGGELRIPEVDADVPVVEEDSGWRIRIDDAEGCWRFRGRLIDDVEVGPSPWWMRRRLLAIGQRPINAIVDASNYVLHECGHPNHCFDRDKVHGETIVVRRAAEGERFTTLDDTERTLRDHHLLVADEEGGLALAGIMGGAGSEVDESTKNLLLEVAVFDPQTVRRGRRAETLSTDASYRFERGVDHDLVPWASARLAGLIERVAGGRVHEVVVEATGARPDRTESFPVRLSQVRRLLGVDVEMGEVTRILRGLDIGADPVDGDAPAVRVTPPSFRHDLVGEVDVVEEIGRHHGFDRLPERARVPMVVPATRGRGEVFRQRLRQAFAARGFHEMLGSAFFRDDDPDALGLADDDRRRATVGVLNPVAQDESQLRTTAVPEMARTVERNRRRGWTGPIRLFQIARTYRARTDEPLPDEREQLVVAWSGPARPLHAEEPGRAVDPFDALGDLEGVLGGLGVEITRRPGADEPYLREGSAVDLVQGEQTMGRIGEVAPGVRRALDVQDTVLLAELDLEALVTAQEGVARYAPFSAFPPSRRDLSLVVPEAVPWAEIRATVAESLDPLLESCELFDVYRGEDLPAGTAAYGVRLTLRSPKGTLKDKHVDKQVARLLDALSERHGIRLRSSGEEA
- the zapB gene encoding cell division protein ZapB is translated as MIDGDAFEHLERRVEQAIGRIRELQEERDQLVRQREQLEQQVEELSGTHTRLVDELEQVRQNSVGREEYETRRAEIERRVEELLRRFGELDEAPEH